Below is a genomic region from Gracilimonas sp..
ATTTGAGGTTCAGAAATCCACACCCTTATATCAGAAATTTGATAAGCCTGCACCTTTTGCTGTGGATTTGATACGTTGGATTCGAACTCTTGACGATTATAGAAATCTATAAAAAAGTGCCTGTTGTTCTGATATTCAACAGGCCGGATAGAAAAATTTGTCTCCTGCGAACCACCCGTAATGGTTTGGGTATCACTCTCTCCTTTTTGCTGAGATACTACAGAAGTAAGACGTAAAGACCCTAACTCAGCTATCGATTTTATACCAAAAAGTGACGCGCCGCCACGAATAAGAGAGTTTCCCGTCTCCATCGACACGTTACCCATCTCAATACGCTTAATAATCTCATCCTCATAGCCCTCATAGACAATACTAAGCCGGTTTTGAAAGTCGAAAGCACGCTCTGTATCCCAGTCGGTGGCAATGGTCAGTTTATCTCCAATCGTTCCCTGAATATTTAACTGCAGATTCTGGTTAAAGGTGGGATCTACCCTCCGCTGTAAATCAGGCTCAATAGTCGGGTTTTCAATATTCTGTATGGAAACCCCAACATTCATATTTGCCGAACCATTAACGCGGAGGTTCACCTCCGGCTTTCCAAAGATAGTAGTAAATACCGAAGATTGACCGCCCGGTATTTGGAGACTGAAATCAAGTAACCCCTGTTGCTGCTGACTTTCCTTCTTACCCTCTTCTATCAGATCAAACCTTATCTGCTGCTCCTGTTGCTTTCTCTTATCTGCCGCATACTGCTCAAAATTAGAAATCTGAGGAATAGAAACATCCATTCCATCTATTCTATGAACCGTTCGATAGGTATCTACAGAATCCCAGGTAGTTTGATACTGTTCTTTGGGTAATTTGATGTAGTATAGTTTTCCGGGATTAACTACTCTCCTGTTGCTCACAGGACCTTTGGGTGGTTTGTAGATAAACTTCACCCCTTCAAGGGTACTATCAGCCTCGCTAACTGTTTTTGTAGTATCGCTGGTATCTTGTGCAGATACACCAACCAACAGCAATCCATTCATTAAACACACGAATGGCAGGTAATAAACTAACTTAAAAAAAGAATGCACCGGCTTTATTTACTGACTCGGTTATTACTTATAATCTGTAGCGTTGGGCGATAGGCTGATCTGTTTTTATTCTAAATTAGTTTGTAGATGAATGGGTGCGGTCGATAATACTATATATTTGAATATGTTGAAAGTATAATACAACAATCTATCCTTTAATTTATAAGCTGAAAATGTCTATTATTTACGTCTGTAAAAATTAAAAAGTACTTGAGCAACAGCAAGCTTTGAATAAATTTATCAACAAACTTCAGATAGACCTGCTTAAAAGGCACTTAAGTCCTTTTTTGTTCTGTTTTTTTACGCTGATGTTTTTGCTATTGATGCAGTTTTTAATTCTCCACATCGATAAGCTGATCGGCAAAGACATACCGGTACTTATTATTATCGAACTTATAGTTACCAATTTAGCCTATATGGTGGTTTTAGCAGCTCCAATGGCTGTTCTTGTGGCTACGCTGATGGCTTTTGGCAAATTCTCGGAACTAAATGAACTTACAGCACTGCGGGCATCCGGAATTAACCCACTGAAAATTATTCGTCCGGTATTGATTGCTTCTATCGTTCTTTTTGTTGGTTTAGCATGGTTTTCAAATAACATATTACCGGAAGCCAATCAAAAGGCACGATCGCTTTTTATAGATATCCGCCTCAAAAAGCCCGGATTCGATCTCAAACCCAATACCTTTTATGATGGGATTGAGGGCTATACCTTTTTGGTTGAACGCATTGACAGTGAAACAGACAGTCTTTACGAAATCACTCTTTTTCAGAAGCCTGAAAACAACCGTGATCGCGCTTACATCGTAGCAGATAAAGGCCTGCTGGTTAGTAAAGGGGAGCAAGCTCTTACCCTTCACCTGATTAATGGTACCAGCTTAAAATTTCTTGCTGGAGACCGAAGAAATAAAACCATGATCGAGAGAAATAATTTCAAAAAACACATCATGACATTAGACCTCTCTGACATGTCTTTTATGCGTTCTGACCCTGAAAACCGAAACAGAAGTGATCGCACTATGGGCTCCAGAGCCATGATTGCCGTTGTTGATTCCCTGTTTGCTGAAATACAAGACCAGCGAGATTTTATGAGCAAAAATACCATGATTTATCCCGCTGATGAATACAATGGTGGAGAATCTTTTTTCAATCCCAGAAAAGTTTTACCCGATACCCTGGAAAATATTAGCTGGATTGAAAGCCCTTATCTGGTCACAAATACATTCGAAAAGGCGGAGATACAGCGTTCATTTGTTTGGGAATCAATCCGGCAAATGAAAGAATACCGCACCAAACTTGAATCAGTCCAGGCTAATATTGAATGGAGGCAAAAGCGAATAGCACGCTACCTTGTCGAAATCCATAAAAAACTTTCCATCCCCTTTGCCTGTGTAGTATTCATTCTTTTTGGAGCCCCGATCGGCATCATGACAAAAAGAGGAAATTTTGGTTTTGCTGCGCTTATAAGCACGGCTGTTTTAACGTTTTATTGGGTTTCGCTTATTCAGGGCGAAAAATTAGCTGACCGACTTTTTATAACGCCACTTATTGGTATGTGGACCTTTAACGTCTTGCTTTCTCTTGCTGGCATTTATCTGATTATACATCTGACAACTGATATTCGAATTACCAAACTTTTCAAAAACCGTGATTAAACATTTTGATAAGTACATTTTTCTGCGCCTGGTAACCATCACAGCTTTTGTTCTCCTGATGTTGATCTTCATTTTTATCATGATTGATTTCTCCGAGAATAGTGATGATTTCGCTGATCAGGGAGCACAGATGGCCGAGATATTCAGGAATTATTATTTGAATTATGTTCCTGAAATGACCCGATTGGTTCTGCCTGTCGCTGTTTTCGTGGCTTGTTTATTTCTTACAGGTCAACTTTCAGATCGCCTGGAAATTACGGCACTCAAAGCTGCAGGTGTAAGCCTATATCGACTCATTGTCCCCTACATTGTTTTCGCTGCATTTTGTTCAGCAGGTATCAGTCTTCTGGATGCTTATATCATACCCAAATCAAACGCCCAGAGAATTGCATTCGAGGAACAATACCTGCAAAGCAAATCAGAAAATATTGACCGAAGCGACATTTACAGGCAGCCCTCTGCTGACACTAAATTACAGGTGAATTATTTTGACAAAAACCAGCAAATCGCTTATCGGATCCGGCTTATTCAGTTCCAGGATCAACAGATACTCAAAAGTACTACAGCAAACCGAATGGAATGGGTGGATTCCACACAAAACTGGAGACTTGAAAATGTAACTGAAAGGATATTTACAGACAATGGATACGAGGAACAAGATTACCTTACAAAAGACACCTTGCTGAATGTGTTTCCCCGCGATTTGGCCCGTACCACTTCTGACATCTATCAGCTTACATATGCAGAAGCCCGCGATTACATTGCTTCCATTGAGAGAAGTGGAGCCGGAGGGATTGAAATACCGCAAGTGCAGTTCTATGGAAGATTGGCTTATCCATTTTCTATTATTGTAGTCATTATAGTGGGATTCGCTTTCGCCAGTGTCCGCCGAAGAGGTGGCAAAGGAGTTTACCTGGCGGCAGGATTAACCATTAGTTTTCTATATCTGGCCTTCATGAAGATCATTGAGCCATTTGGGTATTACGGCACCCTTTCTCCGGAATTAGCTGCTACCCTGCCCCACATTTTCTTCTTTCTTGTAGGGATAGGCTTATTGATTGAGGCTAAAAAATAAAAGCCCGTTTCGCTCCGAGTCGGAGCGTCAGAGCGAGTTAAATAGAATACTTCAACATTGAATGTTGAGTGTTCCTTACCTGACTGACGGCAGGGGCAGGTTCGAAGTTCTTAAGCTTCCGGTTGCGGACCTCTATACATGTGCATATCCACTTTTTCGTTTGAACTGATAGCACCATGTTCTTTCTCGTAGCGGGCTACATTGTCATTCAGGGCATTGGCTAACCTTTTTGCATGATCCGGTGTCAGAATCATTCTTTTAACCACTTTTGCTTTAGGAACTCCTGGCATCACCGCAATAAAATCCAGAATAAATTCAGATGGAGAATGCGTGATCATCACAAGATTTGAATAGGTACCCGTTGCCTCCTCTTCTTTTAGTTCAATCTCCATTTTTCCGGGATTCATCGTCTGATCTTTCTTAGCCATAAAATCGTTTTCTTAAGTATTGATTAAACTTAGATACAAATAATTATTCTTCGTCCTTGAGGAAACCCTGCTCTTTCATCCATTCGTCATTATACACCTTACCGATGTAGCGGGTACCACTGTCTGGCATTATAATAACCATTATGTCATCCTTTCCTAAAGGATTCTCTTCAATGTAGTCCAATGCTCCTTTTACGGCTGCGCCACACGACCAGCCAATCAACAGTCCTTCTTCCTGAGCAAGTCTTCTCGTAACCAGTGCCGAATCCTTGTCATTAACCTGAATCACTTCATCAATATAATCGAAGTCTATGGTTCCTGGAATGATATCTTCGCCAATTCCTTCCGTCATATAGGGCTTGATCTCATCCTTATCGAATTCACCGGTTTCGAAGTATTTTTTATACACCGACCCAACGCTGTCAATTCCAATGACTTTAATATCAGGATTCTGTTCTTTCAGATATTTTCCAGCCCCGGAAATAGTACCACCGGTACCCATACCAGCTACATAATGCGTAACCTTTCCTTCAGTTTGCTCCCAAATTTCAGGGCCAGTGGTTTCGTAATGAGCGGCAAAGTTGCTCTTGTTATCGTACTGATTGGGATAATATGAATTCTCAATTTCCTCGCTTAATCTTTTAGCGACCGAATAATAACTATCGGGATGATCAGCTTCTACATTTGTTGGACACACGATCACCTCTGCCCCTAATGCCCTCAGTAAATCTACTTTCGATTTACTCTGCTTATCTGTTGTTGTGAAAATACATTTGTAGCCACGGGTTACAGCTACAAGTGCCAGACCCATTCCGGTATTTCCGGATGTACCTTCAATGATGGTACCACCAGGTTTTAACAACCCCTTTTTCTCGGCATCGTCAATCATTTTAATTGCAATACGGTCTTTAATACTGTGGCCGGGATTAAAATATTCTACTTTAGCTAAAAGTGTGCCTTCGGAATTACCATTTACATGATTCAGTTTGATGAGCGGTGTATTTCCTACCGCTTCCAGAATGGAATTGTGATACATAAATTCTTTCGTATTGATGTTTCTTATCTAATTCCCAAAACTAAGAAATAATTCACCGAGAGGCTGAGATATATTGAAAGAAAGTTTATCCGCACTTAAAGGAATACTCCAAATATTCAATTTTAATCTAACCTCATTAACGCTTATTTTCTTGCAGAATTAATTAAACTCATCTCAATTCATGTTTATACATCAGCAAAAACCCAAAGACTTTGACTGCGGCTACAATTTAGACTTAATGATTGCGGCTCTTCCCCGAATCGAAGACACCGAAGAGCGCGTATCTTATGCCAAGCGCGTAGTGGGTCTCATCAAACAGAGCCACCCTACCTGGGTTGATGATAATGGTAAAAGTGAAGCTGCATGGAATCATTTCTTTAAGCTTGCCGAGTACGAACCTACTGAGCATGGAATCTATAATCCCTACGCTACTGGTGAAGACGACGACGCTCAGTAATAGTTAGTCGCACCATTTCCTTAAGTATTCTGCACTGTTTCTGACTTCTGCAGAGGATCTCTTATCCATTCAAAAATTAGGAACTAAAATTAGTTTAACATTGCTGTAATAATCCGTACTTTCAATTTAGATTGAAAACTAAAAACAGCAGATTTATGGGTTCACAGAATCCGGCTTTAAATGATGTGAAAGATTGCTTCAGGGAACAGGTTTCGAGACTTGACCTGTCTGAGGCCATTGATCTTATCTCTGAAAACCAAAAACAGTTTCAATATCTCTCCTTTTCTATTCAGATTCCTGCAGTTGATGCGCTTGCTGTATTAGAACAATATCCGGATAAGAACACCTTCCAATACTACTGGGAAAAGCCATCTGCTGAATTTTCCATTGCGGCAGCGGGTTCGCTTGCCCGTATTCAGACCACAGGTCAGCAACGCTTTCGTAGTGCCTCTGATCAGGGAAAAGAACTGCTCAGTAAGGTACATCACATTTCCAACCTGAAACACCATCTGGCATCCGTTCACTTGTTAGGCGGATTTTCATTCTTCGATCACAATGTTGGCAAACAATGGAGAGAATTTGGGGCTGGGTCATTTAACTTACCTGAATGGGTTTTGGTGAGAGAAGGAAAATTTACCGTATTAACGGTTACAAAAAAGATTGATTCGTCCGATTCAGAGTCTGAAATCTATCATTCATTTGTACACACATTCGACAAGCTTGATCGAATCTGTGATGCCGGCACCTATAACATTGAGTCCAAGAAATCCTTTACATCCAAAATAGAGACCCCGGGTATAGAATCTGAAGACTACAAAAAGTGGGTTGATTCTGTAGAAAATGCCACCGATCTGATAAAATCAGAAGAATTCAAGAAAATCGTACTTGCTCGCGAGCTTACAGTAAAATTAAGAGAACCTGTATCGGATACCCGTCTTTTAAATTACCTCCGAAATCAATATCCCGATTGTTATTCTTTTTTAGTTAGTCAGGATGGGAAATCCAGCTTTATTGGAAGCACGCCTGAACGGCTGGCCTCTTTTCACGACCGGGAAGTTCTGACCGAAGGGTTGGCTGGCAGTATTTCCAGAGGTAAGACAGCCTCTGAAGACGCCGTACTTGAATATGAACTTCTTCATAGCCAGAAAGACCTGAGTGAACATGCTTTTGTGTTAGACGCTATCGAGGAAAACCTGCAGCGCTATTCTGATGTATTTGAACATCCTGTTTCTCCCGGTGTAAAAAAGCTTTCCAATGTACAGCATCTTTACACCCCGGTTCATGCCCGAATCAAAAAAGGCGTTTCGCGCACTGAGGTACTTTCCCGCCTCCATCCTACACCGGCCGTTGGCGGATATCCCCGAGAAGCTGCTATGCCGTATATCAGCAAACTCGAACATTTTGACCGCGGCTGGTACGCTGCTCCTATCGGCTGGATTAATGCGAATGGCGAAGGAGAGTTCGTAGTGGCAATCCGCAGCGGATTAATTAAATCTAATGAGGTGAGATTTTTCGCAGGATGTGGTATTGTTGAGGACTCAAACCCTCAAAAAGAATGGGATGAAACAAATCTTAAGTTCATCCCCATGCTAACTGCGTTGGAACATGCAAGAAAATGAACCTCAGAATGCCGCTTTTAACTGGAGTACTACTTTTGTCCGCTCCCTGTTTGAAGAAGGTATTGAACACGTTGTAATTTCACCGGGCTCACGCTCTACGGCCCTGACTCTGGCTTTTTCAGCCCATTCAGGATTTAAAAAACATATCGGCATTGATGAGCGCTCAGCAGCCTTCACAGCACTTGGAATAGGAAAATATACAGGTAAACCAGCCGTGCTTATTTGCACTTCAGGAACAGCTGCTGCCAATTATTTCCCTGCTGTGATTGAAGCTTCACAGTCTGGCATCCCGATGATTGTGGTAAGTGCGGATCGCCCTCCACATTATCGTGGACTTGGAGCCTCCCAAACGATTGATCAGTTAAAGTTATTCGGGAGTTATACGGTGTTTTTTCATGAAGTGGGCGAACCCGACTCTCATGAAAAAAGTAAAAATCGCCTCAAACTGGCTGCATCTCAGGCCGTTCAAATCTCTATCGAAAAAAGTGGCGTATCTCATTTGAACTTCCCGTTTTCAAAACCTTTTGAGCCAGACAGGAAATACCTTAAGCAGGTTGAGTTTGAAAATGAAAAGCAATCCCGCCGCCCTTCTCCCAAATACACCTATGAAACCGGGAAAATGGAGCTGGGAGAAACTTTTTGGTCTGATCTGATCTCAGCTGAACGGCCTCTGATCGTTGTCGGACCTACTTCAAAATCCGATAAACTTGATTTTATTACACAGCTCGCCCGCACTCTGGATGCACCCGTGTTAGCCGAGCCGGGTTCCCAGGTACCCACATCGCGACATACTATACAGGGTTTCGATGGTTTTTTGAGAAATAATGAAAACTGGGAAGAATTGAATGCCGACTTAATTCTTCGCTTTGGCTCACAGCCTGTTAGTAAAGCAGTAAA
It encodes:
- a CDS encoding LptF/LptG family permease: MNKFINKLQIDLLKRHLSPFLFCFFTLMFLLLMQFLILHIDKLIGKDIPVLIIIELIVTNLAYMVVLAAPMAVLVATLMAFGKFSELNELTALRASGINPLKIIRPVLIASIVLFVGLAWFSNNILPEANQKARSLFIDIRLKKPGFDLKPNTFYDGIEGYTFLVERIDSETDSLYEITLFQKPENNRDRAYIVADKGLLVSKGEQALTLHLINGTSLKFLAGDRRNKTMIERNNFKKHIMTLDLSDMSFMRSDPENRNRSDRTMGSRAMIAVVDSLFAEIQDQRDFMSKNTMIYPADEYNGGESFFNPRKVLPDTLENISWIESPYLVTNTFEKAEIQRSFVWESIRQMKEYRTKLESVQANIEWRQKRIARYLVEIHKKLSIPFACVVFILFGAPIGIMTKRGNFGFAALISTAVLTFYWVSLIQGEKLADRLFITPLIGMWTFNVLLSLAGIYLIIHLTTDIRITKLFKNRD
- a CDS encoding LptF/LptG family permease — its product is MIKHFDKYIFLRLVTITAFVLLMLIFIFIMIDFSENSDDFADQGAQMAEIFRNYYLNYVPEMTRLVLPVAVFVACLFLTGQLSDRLEITALKAAGVSLYRLIVPYIVFAAFCSAGISLLDAYIIPKSNAQRIAFEEQYLQSKSENIDRSDIYRQPSADTKLQVNYFDKNQQIAYRIRLIQFQDQQILKSTTANRMEWVDSTQNWRLENVTERIFTDNGYEEQDYLTKDTLLNVFPRDLARTTSDIYQLTYAEARDYIASIERSGAGGIEIPQVQFYGRLAYPFSIIVVIIVGFAFASVRRRGGKGVYLAAGLTISFLYLAFMKIIEPFGYYGTLSPELAATLPHIFFFLVGIGLLIEAKK
- a CDS encoding DUF3467 domain-containing protein, with protein sequence MAKKDQTMNPGKMEIELKEEEATGTYSNLVMITHSPSEFILDFIAVMPGVPKAKVVKRMILTPDHAKRLANALNDNVARYEKEHGAISSNEKVDMHMYRGPQPEA
- a CDS encoding pyridoxal-phosphate dependent enzyme, coding for MYHNSILEAVGNTPLIKLNHVNGNSEGTLLAKVEYFNPGHSIKDRIAIKMIDDAEKKGLLKPGGTIIEGTSGNTGMGLALVAVTRGYKCIFTTTDKQSKSKVDLLRALGAEVIVCPTNVEADHPDSYYSVAKRLSEEIENSYYPNQYDNKSNFAAHYETTGPEIWEQTEGKVTHYVAGMGTGGTISGAGKYLKEQNPDIKVIGIDSVGSVYKKYFETGEFDKDEIKPYMTEGIGEDIIPGTIDFDYIDEVIQVNDKDSALVTRRLAQEEGLLIGWSCGAAVKGALDYIEENPLGKDDIMVIIMPDSGTRYIGKVYNDEWMKEQGFLKDEE
- a CDS encoding DUF4290 domain-containing protein, encoding MFIHQQKPKDFDCGYNLDLMIAALPRIEDTEERVSYAKRVVGLIKQSHPTWVDDNGKSEAAWNHFFKLAEYEPTEHGIYNPYATGEDDDAQ
- a CDS encoding isochorismate synthase; protein product: MGSQNPALNDVKDCFREQVSRLDLSEAIDLISENQKQFQYLSFSIQIPAVDALAVLEQYPDKNTFQYYWEKPSAEFSIAAAGSLARIQTTGQQRFRSASDQGKELLSKVHHISNLKHHLASVHLLGGFSFFDHNVGKQWREFGAGSFNLPEWVLVREGKFTVLTVTKKIDSSDSESEIYHSFVHTFDKLDRICDAGTYNIESKKSFTSKIETPGIESEDYKKWVDSVENATDLIKSEEFKKIVLARELTVKLREPVSDTRLLNYLRNQYPDCYSFLVSQDGKSSFIGSTPERLASFHDREVLTEGLAGSISRGKTASEDAVLEYELLHSQKDLSEHAFVLDAIEENLQRYSDVFEHPVSPGVKKLSNVQHLYTPVHARIKKGVSRTEVLSRLHPTPAVGGYPREAAMPYISKLEHFDRGWYAAPIGWINANGEGEFVVAIRSGLIKSNEVRFFAGCGIVEDSNPQKEWDETNLKFIPMLTALEHARK
- the menD gene encoding 2-succinyl-5-enolpyruvyl-6-hydroxy-3-cyclohexene-1-carboxylic-acid synthase, with product MQENEPQNAAFNWSTTFVRSLFEEGIEHVVISPGSRSTALTLAFSAHSGFKKHIGIDERSAAFTALGIGKYTGKPAVLICTSGTAAANYFPAVIEASQSGIPMIVVSADRPPHYRGLGASQTIDQLKLFGSYTVFFHEVGEPDSHEKSKNRLKLAASQAVQISIEKSGVSHLNFPFSKPFEPDRKYLKQVEFENEKQSRRPSPKYTYETGKMELGETFWSDLISAERPLIVVGPTSKSDKLDFITQLARTLDAPVLAEPGSQVPTSRHTIQGFDGFLRNNENWEELNADLILRFGSQPVSKAVNQYLDKHSDTMQISFMNPNQWIDGSLSSQKQIMLKGALLIPEVTGSAGKDWLKRWKKAEKDFKAFREEHLHPSAPITDGYVFSKIMETIPKKAFTMLSNSFPVRDMSLFGEFDGKEIFVNRGAAGIDGITSTALGLSIAAEKPGVLFVGDIAFLHDTNALLMAREVSQPLVIVILNNGGGTIFRMLPVHQIKDKYTTYFETPQKVKIAALCRAHNIDHTLVSRPEQIIATFDKLIQKNGVHVMECMTGADESMEQRHALWNFKVTESS